attttcccAAACTGCATATATACCCCTTGCATAAGTCACATTAGCAACTTTGATTTACTTTAATATCCTCTCAATTCTTTTCTTAATAAAAGTTCCCCCACATTCACTATTATTTCAAAAATCGTTTTGGGGCAAAAATTTAATACTCCTTCTCTcgttatttttaatttaaaaaattttttggaAGAGATAAATTTCCTTTTGGGCATTTATTTAAGTTGTACATATATTTTAACCATTCACTCTCACTTATACTTtattgttgaaaatcattttgagagtattcCTCAAAGCTTTTCCCATACATTTTCTTGATTAATATATCTTTGGAAAAACTtgttattgcttgtgaatctAGCTAGCACATCCAtagcaagattcaaaggcttactTGTTGTATATcatctgcttagtatagaagcattaTCTTTGTGCACAAATATTTGATATTGTTGCATTCCCAACGTGTGGTCGGAGGAGAATTGCACTGGCCTATAACATGCAACAGATTTGCTCAGTCCTGGTTAGGAAAGCaccggatagacttagacccggttaagaaagttccGAACTGGTTCAGACCTGATTAGGAGAATTAGGAGCACCGTCTTGTAAGGTGTATTGTTGGGATCACCCCTGTAATGTGACATGGGGTATTCCTCAAGGTTGTAATTGGTGTcactccatccgttaagtgagcattagtaaaATCATTGGGCTGCTggctcaaggcggggacgtaggcaggattggccgaaccccgataacaattTTTGTGTCCATTCTTTATTTTCCACACATTAATTTCTGTacatgtatgtttgtttatttactattttaattactttacatacatgctttgatTATTTATGGAATTGGTAACTGCtcctaagttgtgaaatactataTGTAACTTGAACTTAATTTatgaaaagtttttaaatttccaattcacccctctcttgggaattcACCATTCCTATCATTTTTtgacttaaaaaaatatttaaataaaataagcaAACATTATATATAGATATCTACATCTATAtccatattataataataaaattataaaattataaataaagtAAAGCAGTATATGACAAAAATGgcctaaattttagaaataatataaaacaattttggaagaaaataaatttaaccaaattagatatatatatatatatatatatatatatatatatatatataatattacatttataaaatctatttcagatattttaaagtttgaacCCCAAAAAGAagctatatttaaaaaatatatatgttgaCAATGTATATGCacatcctatatatatataaaagcacaAATAGTATAAATCAAATTGTAAACAAAAAATTTATTATCTTTTAGAAGTGAAACaagaatatataaaaatattaaattcaatgacATTAGAAAAATCtacattcaaaaattttattttgaataggTCAAGATTTGGACTTTAAAAAATCATAGAATTCATAACAAAATAAATGTAATggtattataaatattaattaaatagaaTGTACATCGCAAAATAAAACAAGCAAACTTCTCTGACGTCTTCTAAAATTATTGTGAAGTATCTAACATTATTTAGATAAATAgtaatataatttgtgaaagagaaattttataaatgaaactcttgatctagaagtatcctctaaataataaattttaaatttattaaaaattgaccattaactaaaaaataataataattaaatttttaggtagaaaaatcacatttttaaaaattgcaacgaagttattaatatttttatgggaaaaaatcatatctagagttttaaaaatagaaaataatgatAAACCTactaattgatttttttttttataattttatgtaaATATTAGAATTCAATATTTGTCATAATTTTAATTAGAGTAATTTTGTCAAAAAAATATATTGTGacattcttttcaaaattttcataccaATGTTATAGGAACAATATTGTGAATTCTAGCGacaaatctagaaaaaaaaaaaaagaattagtagagataaagaaatatataaataataaaatataattttcttttaGTAATTTCTTATCAGGAAATTAAAATGGAAGCGCATTCACATACACTCGTAATAATTATATCAAATAATATTCATCGaccaaaaaaaagtcaaaagaaaGTAAGAAACTCTTCCTTTATTCTTGTTGATGTAAAAAAAGTGGGAGCAGGGCATTGCTCTTTTATTTTTAAAGCGGGGATAACTCTTTAATTTATCAAAaaactttttattttgaaaatatcaatGAGGCGCAACTCAATGTAGATCTAGATGATACATGATATTATAATTATATCTCATAttaatgtttgtattttataatttccaataaaatataaattttataaataattttgaatatttaCACTTTAATATTCgtaattaaattatgaaaatatattattaattaattttaaaattacatgtaaaaattcattgaaaattataaaaatattttacacaatgTTATGAATTCACATACAATCACATGTGAGACAATCACATGTGaggcatgtgtgtgtgtgaatccTGGTACAATATGTAAGTCAGCTAATGAATCATGACgtttaaaatttgaaaagtaATCGTGTCCTCCTTCTCCGGTCTTCTCTTAAAAGGACTCTCAGTCTCATGATTAATTACAAACACTCACATGTATAAATACTCCAATCCTCTCATCAATTTTACATCATTCCATTCCCTTCCCCCAAAAAAACAGAGATCCAGCAAGAGTGAGAATGATAGTCAGAGAGAAGGTTTTCGACTGCAGTTTATGGCAACCTCAGGCCCGTTACTGGCCGCTGCCGCCGCCCTCTATTGGGCCGCCGGACCTCTTCTACGTGGTGCTCAACATGAACCATGTCCTCCACAAGTGCTACCTAACCCCCACCGGCCACCGCGTCCTTCTCGCCGCATCCAATCGGCGGTCCCAAACCACCGTCCCCGTCTTCCCCGAGGCGCCGGCCGACGACGCTGCCGTGGGCGCCGCGCTGTCCCCTTTTCTCTCTGCAATCGGCGCCGGGCCTACCGACCGCGACCGAATGCTCCAAAAGCTCGCGCGATACAGGAGAAGCGATGCCTGCGTGCCCGGCTGCGTCGCCATGACCGTTGTGGCTGTGACCGTGGAACTGTACGAGGAGAGCGAGGTCCTCGAAACCGAAAGTGGGATGGAGGCATCTTTGGTTGAGGCGGCTGAATTCAGGGCTGTGCCAGCGACGACGGCGTCTGTCGCAGCCCTGGAGACGGCGACAGTCGACGGTCCGAGTTCTGGGTCGGGCACGGGTTCCGGGTCCGTCTGCGTAATCTGCCTGGAAGAATTTCTGGTGGGATCGGAGGTCCGACGAATGCCGTGCTCTCATGTTTTCCATGGAGATTGTATCGTTCAGTGCTCGGGAAAAGCCACTTCTGTCCCTTGTGCCGCTTTTTCTATGCCGCACTGATTTtcttcccttatttttttttcttattttttggtagaaaaaaaaatatcaagtATATCAAGAAGTATGTGCATCAGCTTGATTCTTACACCGAATGTATTTCATAATTTCTCTTTTAGATATTTGGGTTAGCAATAATCCTATTTTTATTGTATACAGATTCGTCACAGTATTTTGCCCAATCTACCATTAGCTACCATAAGAGCGATTGTCATACTAGTCATTTTTCTAGAGTAGAGTTAttgataaaatttaataataGTTACTTGCCTTTCTTTATTCTTCAAAGGCTTAAGTTCTATTgcaattttaattcttttgtaagctgctggtaaaaataaactagGGGGCGATCGgatcataaaagatgctcggcttcgtctgcacgaacaggacattgtcagaggcaatcagtgcacaacctgtACCACGAGGTAAAtaggcaaattgtcataccaagttggaggtgttctaataatcatatgcatgatttaaatacttgatgtgcagataaatattatatgttatagtattataaacaaatgtttcaaacgtatgagtttgtatgaaaatgtgcatatatgcaatcacatactgttgtaacactttcttccttactgagaggtgtctcatcctatcatacaacctttgttttcaggttcatcaatacgtcggtcctagtagctaaagggactggagagattgtattttggtttagcttacgtaagcattcgaatcatgtattaaacttagatgaaggtCCTTTCTAGAGGATTGTAATAACATGATTTATTCTATGTCTGAGTTTTGTACTTGTGGATGTGTTAGTAAGCTCTAGTATAAGTCTAGAAGAAACctcaatgaatgtttatgttttttcgcaacatttacattgatattatgtatgatttacacccgtatgtccctattcagggcgggttgtctatatatctggaacaggtacaggtattttgtatgagtgagtgacacttgagtccgtataaagggccgggtcgttacagattgaatatatatatatatatatatatattattttctttctctcttttcttgataatcaaatataaaaaaattggaaTCTTTATTATTTTGGTTTCATTTCCTTAACATTTTTTAAGTTCCAAAGGGAcctcaaaaattaattttgtttttaCTTTTGAGTCTGATTCTtgttttaatgctgacaaagcacaatgATCTTATGCGTGTTTTTAAGTGATTGAACATATTTATATTTTGGCACGCATATACGACGAAGGAAATATGGAAGTCAGGACGAAACTTAAAGACCTTTTTGTCTGATGCATTCCATGAAGTGAaaagcaaaggaaatgaagacatatattttaatttgtaatgcatttgttttccatttggtctataataatgtatcacatgcatgatgtggatgaaagcTCACTAATGACTATAGACGAACCTTAGGGCAcctaaactttaataaaatttttttttcaaaaaactaaaatcaaataaGGATTTTTGGAATATCTTTAGGGTTAAATtaaggttaaaattaattttacaaaacttcagtcgaccaatgttggattttttggcttaattaaaaagccttggtcgactgaccaaTTATGTGTTATATCTCTCAGGTTGACCAACCACGTATTAGGCcagaagtcaaatatttgacttaggTTGGTCGAACCGACCAATTTTGAACTCGCTTTCACAATTGACCGAACTATGAATTTGATTTTTCCACCTTCCTCGATCCCTCCGACGGccaccttagttcaaaatgcccttaGTTGACCGACCCTCAAGAACCGACATACCAGCCTTAGGCCTAAAtcgaccaaacctatgaaggCTCGGAATCACCTTTCGGCCAGCCGACCAATGACCCCCACAGCCAACTAAGcctattttaaatttcaaatttgctGTGTGTGTTTAGTCCACAGACACTAAATGTCAGCCGACCGAACCTCCAGATCGGTcaatttttcagctcctaaacataattatatttttattaaacaaatctaaaaataccaagtgtgtccctaa
This region of Malania oleifera isolate guangnan ecotype guangnan chromosome 10, ASM2987363v1, whole genome shotgun sequence genomic DNA includes:
- the LOC131166658 gene encoding uncharacterized protein LOC131166658 gives rise to the protein MIVREKVFDCSLWQPQARYWPLPPPSIGPPDLFYVVLNMNHVLHKCYLTPTGHRVLLAASNRRSQTTVPVFPEAPADDAAVGAALSPFLSAIGAGPTDRDRMLQKLARYRRSDACVPGCVAMTVVAVTVELYEESEVLETESGMEASLVEAAEFRAVPATTASVAALETATVDGPSSGSGTGSGSVCVICLEEFLVGSEVRRMPCSHVFHGDCIVQCSGKATSVPCAAFSMPH